From the genome of Gemmatimonadota bacterium:
GACCTGGATATGCCCCTTCCGGAACTGGCGATCCGCTGGGTGTTGTCTAATCCCGCCGTCTCTACGGTCCTATCGGGATCGAGGTCGGTCGAGGAGGTCGAGCAGAACGTCGGTTACGTGGCGTCGGGGCCGCTCCCGGCGGCGGTCCTGGACCGGGTGCGGGAGATCGCGGACCTGGTGCCCTTCCGGCCCTTCGAGGAGCCCTTCGGCCTGCCCTTCGCACGCACTTACCGGGGGCCCGGCATGGCGCGGTAGACCGTAACGAACCGGATGCGTTACCGGTCATCCGATCGATCGTCCATCATACCCAGTACATTCCGCAGATTCGAAGCGGCCGTGGCGTAGTCGTACTTCGCCGTAACGTGATCGGTCTCGGCCTGCTTCAGGACGAACTGGGCGTCGATGAGCTCGAGTTGGGTGCTGACGCCGCCCTCGTACTGTACCTGCGCGATGGACAGGCCGCGACTGGCCAGTTCGACGGCCTCCTCGCCCGCCCTAACGCGTTCCGACGCCTCCACCACATTGAGCACGGCCTCGGTGACGTCCACCTCTATCTGCTTCCCGAGCTGGCGTTCGACGTAACGCGACAGCTCATAGTCCGCCTGGGCCTGCATGATACGGCCCGAGTTCTGCCTCCCGTCGAAGACCGGAATCGATACGTTGATGAGCGTGTTCCAGCTTCGGGAGAAGTCGTTGAACCCGATCGACTTGAAACCGGGGTCGTTCACCTGGGCCTGCATCAGGTATCCCGCGGAAAGCGATACGTCGAGCCCGTTTTCTCCCCGGGCAAGCCGGATCGCCGCATCGTTCATCGTGGTCTGCAACCGGGCGGCTTTCAGGTCCGATCGGTTTGTAAGCGCCTGGTCCACGGCCGTTTCGATGTCCTCGGGCAAGCCGGATACGTCTACGTCGAGGCCGCCGGTACACCGTATACGCGCCTGCCGGGGCAGCCCGATCAGGCGCTTGAGGTCCGCTTTCGCGATCGCGAGCCGGTTCCTGGCCTGTGTGACCGGCGGGAGGGCGTTGGTCACTTCCACCCGGGCCCTGAGTACGTCATAGTCCGATACCGTCCCGGCTTCGTAAAAACGTTGTACGCCTTCGTACTGGGCCTCGGCACGGTCAAAGGCCGCCGTGGAGACCTCCAGCGTGGCTTCGGCCAAAAGGACATCGTAGTACCCGTCGTGGATCTGGTGCACGATGTTTCCTCGCATCCGGTCCGTGTTGGATGCCGAAATCCGCTGGTAGTAACGCGCGATTCTCAGGCCGACGCCAACCTGTCCGCCCCGATAGATGGTCTGGGAAAGATCGAGTCCGAAGTTGATTACGTTGTCGGTACCGACTTTGAAGGTCTGGCCGCCGAAATTAAACTCCGGAAGAGCCCAGTTCCGTGTGACGGAACTGCTGAAGTCGAGCTTGGGCAGCGCTTCGGAATAGGCTTCCCTCACGCGCGCCCGGGCACGGTCTTCCTCCACCCTGGTACTCAGTAGGGATTCGTTATTCCTGAGCGCAAGCTCGACGGCCCGGTCGAGCGTAAGCACGATCTCGTCGTCTTGCTGGGCGGACAACGGTAGTGCGACGCCGACCGCAATAGCGATCGACACCACGGCATTTTTCACGGTGCGAATCATGCGATCCTCCAGCTTTACTCTCCGGCTTACGTTCATACCGCTGATACGGGCTGATCAACGGCGACACCGCTATCCCGCCCGCTTTCTTCTTCTGCCTTCGCTTCCCGGTCACCCCGTTCGGCCCATCCCGACACGAAGTCGTACATGACGGGCACCACGATCAGGGTCAAGACCGTGGCTATGGCCAGTCCGAAGATCACGGCTACGCCCATGGGACCCCACCACTGCGAGCTTTCTCCGCCGATCTCGAGCGAGAGCGTCATGAAATTGAAGCTGAACCCGGTGGTCAGGGGAATGAGGCCGAGGATGGTCGTGATCGCCGTCAAAAGGACCGGCCGAAGCCGGGTCACTCCGCCCTGGACGATCGCTTCCCTCCGCCGCAGGCCGCGGTTTCGCAGTTTTCTGATGTAATCGATCAGCACGATGGCATTGTTTACGACGACACCGGCCAGGCTGATGACCCCGATTCCGGTCATAATGATGCCGAAGGGCGTGGCCGTCACGATCAGTCCAAACAGGACCCCGATCAGCGACAGCACCACGGACATCATGATGATAAAGGGCATGGTGACGGAATTGAACTGCGTGACGAGCACGAGCGTAATCATGATCAGGGCGATGAAAAAAGCCCTGGACAGGAACTCGGTCGCTTCGTCCTGTTCCACGTTCTCACCGGCGTACCGCAGGGCGTATCCCTCGGGCAGGTCGAGGTCCGCCAGGGTGGCCTGCACATCCGCGAGCACGTCGTTGGCGAGCCGGCCCTCCACGTCGCCTTCGATGGTCAGCACGCGTTCCTGGTCCTTCCGCCTGATGGATCCCACGCCGCCGTCCACACGGGTCCGCGCCAGGGTGCTCAACGAGACCAGTTCGTCTTCATGAATGATGTGTATGCGTTCCAGGTCGGCAAACGTGGCCCGCTCGGGTTCGGCGAACCGGACCACGATGTCGTATTCTTCCTCCCCTACCCGGTACTTGGAGGCTTCCGTACCATTGATGGCGGTGCGAACCGCCCGTGCGATCTCTGCGGTGTTCATTTCCAGCAGGGCGGCCTGTTCACGGTCGATTTCGACTTTCAGCTCAGGTTTGCCCGAATCGTAGTCGTCCTTGAGGTCCACCAGGCCCGGAATGTTCTCGATGCGCAGCATCACCTGGTCCGCCAATCCGCCGAGTATGGCGAAATCCTCCCCCACGATTTCGATGTTCACCGGCGCTGCGGTGGGCGGACCGACATCGGGCGTTACGATTTCCACGTCTGCGCCGATGAGCCGTTCCATCCGCTGTCTGATCATCTCCACCGTGTAGAAGGAGGACTGTTCCCGGTCCTGCCGTTCCACCAGGTCGACGATGATCCGCGATCTGTGGGGCGTCCCGCCGCCGCCGCCCGAGCCGGGATTCTGGGAGTCCGAGGCTGCCCCCACGCTGGCGACGTACTGGTTCATGTCGGGCACGTCCTGTATGAAATCTTCCGCCTGCCGGACCACGCCGTCGGAGACGTCCAGCTGGGTGCCGATCGCCGTGTTGACGTCGATGTAAGCCTGGTTGGGTTCGGTCTCCGGGAAAAACTCCACCCCCTTGCCGATCAACCCGTAAAGCACGATCATCCCGATGAGCACGCCGCAGGTGACGAACATGACCGGGGCCCGGTGGGCCAGCGCCCACATGAGAAACCGGCTGTACCGCCCGCGCAGGGATATCAGCCACTTCTGGTCCTTCCGCGCCGTGTTCACGTTGAGCAACACGGAGCAGACCGTGGGATTGATGATGAGGGCGACGAACAGCGAGGCGGACAGGGTGATGATCAGCGTGGCCGGGAGATAGCTCATGAAGTCGCCGATAATGCCCGGCCAGAACAGCATGGGGG
Proteins encoded in this window:
- a CDS encoding efflux RND transporter permease subunit, with translation MKVSDLAIKNRISIFVLTGAVILLGFMSYLSLPRESTPSITIPIVFVATPYFGVAPADIENLVTQPIEKHLEELSNVKEISSTSSEGISTVVIEFETDVDINNALQKVREEVDLARAEIPEDAEESTIQEINFDDIPILVINVAGTHSLVTLKDIAEDLEQRIEQIPGVLDVTVAGGLEREVQVNVDPDRLVYYGLELDDIIETIRQENLNMPGGSIKTGTLRYAVRVPGEFTTPEEIGSLVVETRNRQPIAITDVAEVRFGFKEETSIARLNGLPCVTLNVQKRSGENLIQIADAVKELLDDERERLPATVNLAVLADQSKDIRSMVSDLENNIISGLILVVCVLFMFMGVRNALFVAIAIPLSMLISFIVLDILGYTLNMIVLFSLILALGMLVDNAIVIVENIYRHREEGRPLVRAAREGVGEVAVPVCTSTLTTLCAFAPMLFWPGIIGDFMSYLPATLIITLSASLFVALIINPTVCSVLLNVNTARKDQKWLISLRGRYSRFLMWALAHRAPVMFVTCGVLIGMIVLYGLIGKGVEFFPETEPNQAYIDVNTAIGTQLDVSDGVVRQAEDFIQDVPDMNQYVASVGAASDSQNPGSGGGGGTPHRSRIIVDLVERQDREQSSFYTVEMIRQRMERLIGADVEIVTPDVGPPTAAPVNIEIVGEDFAILGGLADQVMLRIENIPGLVDLKDDYDSGKPELKVEIDREQAALLEMNTAEIARAVRTAINGTEASKYRVGEEEYDIVVRFAEPERATFADLERIHIIHEDELVSLSTLARTRVDGGVGSIRRKDQERVLTIEGDVEGRLANDVLADVQATLADLDLPEGYALRYAGENVEQDEATEFLSRAFFIALIMITLVLVTQFNSVTMPFIIMMSVVLSLIGVLFGLIVTATPFGIIMTGIGVISLAGVVVNNAIVLIDYIRKLRNRGLRRREAIVQGGVTRLRPVLLTAITTILGLIPLTTGFSFNFMTLSLEIGGESSQWWGPMGVAVIFGLAIATVLTLIVVPVMYDFVSGWAERGDREAKAEEESGRDSGVAVDQPVSAV
- a CDS encoding TolC family protein, producing MNVSRRVKLEDRMIRTVKNAVVSIAIAVGVALPLSAQQDDEIVLTLDRAVELALRNNESLLSTRVEEDRARARVREAYSEALPKLDFSSSVTRNWALPEFNFGGQTFKVGTDNVINFGLDLSQTIYRGGQVGVGLRIARYYQRISASNTDRMRGNIVHQIHDGYYDVLLAEATLEVSTAAFDRAEAQYEGVQRFYEAGTVSDYDVLRARVEVTNALPPVTQARNRLAIAKADLKRLIGLPRQARIRCTGGLDVDVSGLPEDIETAVDQALTNRSDLKAARLQTTMNDAAIRLARGENGLDVSLSAGYLMQAQVNDPGFKSIGFNDFSRSWNTLINVSIPVFDGRQNSGRIMQAQADYELSRYVERQLGKQIEVDVTEAVLNVVEASERVRAGEEAVELASRGLSIAQVQYEGGVSTQLELIDAQFVLKQAETDHVTAKYDYATAASNLRNVLGMMDDRSDDR